The Anabrus simplex isolate iqAnaSimp1 chromosome 5, ASM4041472v1, whole genome shotgun sequence sequence CACGCTATTGACTTATTTGAAAAATGAAGACAAAATTTTGAGCAGTGGAACTGTCAGAGGGAAAGGCCAGAAAAGGACATAAATCATATAGATTCATACATCATGGAGAGAGAATTAAATCAAGAAAGCAAGCTATGATCTCTGCCTTTTTAACAAAGAGTAAATGTGACTTCTAATGGCGTTAAGACTAACACGTACGGTATATTCAGTACCTACCTAATGTCTAAAGACTAAATACTGTACTATATCTATAAACAGATAAAGTAGattgtaacatatgtatttataTGCCAATAATATCTAAGATGAAGTTTCTTTTGTAAAAtctaatgttggagttattttttaactgttttgtttaatttgaatttgtGGATAATTCAAATTTTTTAATGGTCCCTTGGGGTTCGAATTATCCAAGTTCCACTGTATAAACAGAAGGGTAAGTGATAATATACCCCCAATCCCAAACCTAATCCCTTGGTGTTATGGATCTTCTAGGGATTTGGCTGGTTTCATTGGTACAGGATTGATCATTGTGTTATCAGCACAATGGATCCCATCATCATCAATGTTTGTTTATTAGACCAAACCAATCTCTTCAAatctgatagctcctcagttaaCCTCACATAATTGGTAAATCCTGTTCTAAATCCTAAAATCAGTTTTATATTGCTGGCAGAGCTAGGAATTGGACCAAGGGTCTCCTACATTGCAGCTTGCAATACTAAGCCCTAAGTTCAGAGGTATTCTTTATCGGACAAGTGACTGTGCATTGCTTTAGCCTGAACTAAGGAAGTGATTACTAGAGACCAGATTTCAAAGGTAAtccttttttaaaatttcaatacggaacatgaaaCGATTAATTATGGTGTTCAAACCTTTGGACTTATCCAGTGAGACTTGTAGTGTATATTATATCAATGAGATCTCCTCAGAAGCATACAGAAAAGACTCAGTATATTTGTCGAAATTCTTTACTCAATTTAGACCTTGATatgagtggaggacagtggaaggcaacgggaaaccaccactgtaattttcccaagaaaaccccatggctttgctcaattcaaaatattccggagtttcaagttccccagtcggatctccggggggaactacgttgagagaagcctcaagaaatgtgcgatgctgcaaggaacagtactgtttaggaacttggaatgtaagatccatgtatcaaggaaagctggatatagtcaaacgagaaatgaagagactgggcatcgatatactgggaataagcgaagtgagatggattggtattggtgaatttgctacagatgagtacatggtatactattctggacatgaaaatcaaaagaaaaatggagttgccctcatagttagcaacagggtgcgtaaaactataatggggtgcaattttaaaactgatagaatgatgtctgtacgttttcaaggccaaccttttaacatcacagtcatacaaatttacgcaccaaccactgaagctgaagaggaagatattgaccagttttatgaagacttacgagaattgctacagttaacaccaaagaaggatgtcgtcttcattattggcgactggaatgccaaagtaggaaatcaaactgtagatggagtaacgggaaaatttggccttggcacaacaaatgaagctggacagagactcctagaattctgtcaagacaactcactggtcattaccaacacactgtttcaattgcccaaacgacgcctatacacctggacctcgccagatggtaaatgtcggaatcagatcgactacatactctgtagtcaaaggtggaggagtgctgtacagtcatccaaaacaaggcctggggctgattgtggatcagatcacgagctcttaatttccaaattccggctcaaattaaagaggattgacagagctaaaccatcaagcagatatgacctaaatagcatacctcttgaatatacagtagaggttagaaacagatttaatggattagatttaagagatagagtcccagaagagctatggtcagaagtacgttgtgttgttaaggagacagcggaaaagcatattcccaagaaaaagaacaagaagaaggccacatggttatcgggtgaagcactacaaatagcagaagaaagaaggaatgcaaaaatcaaaggggaaagatcaaaaatgtctaaattaaatgcagagtttcagaaactagctagaagagataagaatgcctttttgaatgaacagtgcaaggaagttgaggaaaataacagactgggtaagacaagagatctttacataagaattggagacatcagagggaaattccacgctaagattggaatgataaaagataaaaatggaaaagatcttactgaagcagaggagattaaagaaaggtggagggaatatgtaggcaatttgtataggaaagatgggaatactcctgatgatgaagttactctgttgtcagagccagaaccagatatcttagaaagtgaggtcaagtgggccctagagagtattgcaaacaataaggcaagtggttatgatggaatccctgcagaactgttcaaaatcctaggagaggatgctgtgaaagtgctacattcaatatgtcagcaaatatggaaaacccagcagtggccaaaagattggaaaaactcagtgttcatcccaattccaaagaagggcagcgctaaagaatgttcaaactaccgaacaatcgcacttatatcgcatgctagtaaggttatgctcaagatcctgcaaaataggcttcggcagtatgtagatcgagaactacctgaagaacaagccggtttccgcaaaggcagaggaaccagagatcaaattgctaatattcgctggattatggagaaagcaagagaatttcagaaagacctatacttatgctttattgactatgctcaagcctttgactgtgtcgaccacaataaattgtggcaagtactcaagactatgggagtaccagatcatcttatttgccttatgagaaatctctactctgatcaggaagctacggtgagaaccctatatggaacaactgaatgggtcaagattgagaaaggtgtacgtcaaggctgcatattgtcaccttacttattcaacttatatgcagagtatgtgatgaggaatgccaaattagatgaaacagaaactggagctaaaattggtgggatacatataaataaccttagatatgctgatgacaccaccctgttggcagaaagtgaagaacaacttaagtatctactaatgaaggtgaaagaagaaagtgcaaaagctggactaaggttgaatgtcaagaaaacaaagatcatggcaactaaacctatcacctcctggcatataaatggtgaaacaatggaggttgttcctagtttcatctacttgggctccaaaataactgctgatggcgattgcagccatgaaattaagagacgcttgctccttgggaggaaggcaatggccaaccttgataacgttttcaagagtagagacgtaactttaagaacgaagattcgtatagtgaaggctatggtcttcccagtagcaatgtacggaagcgaaacctggacagtaagaaaggctgagcgccgaagaatagatgcatttgaactatggtgttggagaaaattccttagagttccgtggactgcgaagagatctaataagtccatattacaggaaatcaacccaggctgttcactggaaggtcaaatactcaggcaaaaactaaagtacttcggtcatatcatgagaaaacatgattcactggaaaagaccttaatgctggggaagactgatggtaacaggagaagagggcgacaacggatgaggtggattgatgacatcaaggaagccacggctctcaatttagaaagacttcggaaaattgtatacgacaggaagaaatggcgcactttggtctatggggtcacggagagtcgaaagcgactaaacgactaacaacaacatgAGCTAATTTATTAACAGTCTAAACTTTGTTCTGTGACAGCGTATCTGAAGTAAAATGGCAAAGGCAGCTCCAAGCAGCAGCCAGTTACAGAGTACAGTAAGCCGTTTCAAGGACGATTTGATTGAAAGTGACTGTAAAATTATTCACTGTTTCTTATGTGATGTCAGTATTAAGGCAGATGGAAAACATATAAGAATAGTTCAACATCTTCAATTTATAAGGcatcagaaaaataaagaacttcaTAGAAAAACTTTGACACAGTCATTCAGACATCTTTGCAGAAAACAGCAAGAAACGGAAAGATTTCCTCACTGACCTTATGGCTGCATTTGTACAATGCAGTATTCCCATTCACAAAGTAAATATGGTTTCAAGAAAGAATTTCTTTGAAAGGTATACAGAAAGATCTGCCCCAGATGAAAGCACTCTGCAAAATAATTATGGTACTTGCAGCCAAAATACTGTGGATGAAACACCCAAATCTGTCTTGAGAGCTGTCTTAAATATCTTTGTGATGCCCATATCAGAAGAGCTGTCAAAGCCCATGTTGCCTGCAATGTAGAGAATTGCAAACAGTCAACTCTACAGCTGTCATGCAGAGTTTCAGTGACTGCTGCTGAAAGCTCTGGCCCTCAGGAATACTGTACAAGAAAATATGACACACACCACGCATGGTCTCAGCATTAGGACAGTTAAAATCTCTATATCCAAATCTCCATCATATAACCGGTGTTGCTCACACTTAGCTCCCAATAGAACACACTGTTTCAGAGAGATCACAGGCTTGCTATTTCGAAGTTAAGGAATGTAGATTTCATGTGTTGTTTTTCTAAGAGAGAATTTTAACAAGATGAAAGAGATTTTGTTGTGCTCAGACAATGAAGGATCTGTAGCTGTAGCAAAGGTGAAGGATTTATTGAGAAATCCAAATTTGGAAACTTAACTGTACTGCAGTTAACTTCTCCAAATTTATGCTGGCTGACAGCATGTGGCAACACTATCCAAGAAGACCCAGTGGAGTGTGGTAAAAGAGGTGAACAGCATATTGGATGGATTTGCTAGACAAATTGAAACAAAGTTTATCAAAGAATCCAGACTTCAAAAAACTAATAAAGTGTTTTGATTTATAGTTCAGAAGAAAAACAAAATTTTCACCGCTGATTTCTGTTGATATTGAGCAGTCGTTTTCTGCTTATAAAGAGATTCTGCATTCAAAGAGGCAGAATTTGACTTTTAAACATATTGAAATGTTGAATGTGATCAAATACAATACTTTTCTTATGTcaagaggtgtgtgtgtgtgtgtgtgtgtgtgtgtgtgtgtgtgtgtgtgtgcatccaTGAATTTGCTTCCATttgtttacaatattaaaatagCCCTGTTTTAAGGGAGTAACACAGTCCTTTTCTTTGCCTATGACTTTCCCTTTTCTTCTTTGACCGTTTTTGATGAAAAATTTCCCCTTTAAAATTCAGTCTCTAGTGACTACACTCTTCATCTGCTATCTCCCAAAACTAACCCGATTTCAGTCAAGTGTTAGCCCCAGTTAGTACCAAAGGAATGTGCTCTGTAATGAAATTGGTTACATACCTCCAGGAGCTTAACAATAattaaaataaactcgtgtcctcgtcccgaggcgatgcagctcttttcaggcacacccccagtggaggtgagctgcatgtaccatttaactacataccagccctcctgccattcttaaatctttggcagtaccaggaatcgaacctcagcCTACGAGGAGAGCAACTAATAGTGCTATCccttacactacagaggcggacaaaaataaTTTAAAGAGACAAGTTAAATTAATCTCAGAGAAGACCTCTTCAGCTTTGTCAATTGAGTATTCTAaatgtgatgatgacgatgatgatgatgatggctgctGTTTTAAGGtgctacgagggtaatcccaaaaagaacgtctcctatatttttataaatacagaactctgttcgtgtggctgttggtcacaatattgtgaagagtgtttcccgcgctcgcatataaacatgcgcacccCACGCTGAGTcgctcagtcttggcttggcagctgttgagaatggagctcccgttggatgttaccgccaagtggaAAGTGCGCACAGTTATTCGGTTCTTGAACGCAAAAGTTACTGAACAGattgaaatccatcaccaattGACGGAAGTTTATGGTGAGTCgtacatggatgtcaaaaatgtttatAAGTGGTGCAGAGAGTTTACAgccagtcggactgaaattcaaaacgaacaaaggagcggaagatcatcaatttccgtcgagacaatagtgaaggttgagcaaatcattcatgaagatcggcggatcatcctggatgatctctgcactttggttcctgaggttttccAAAGCGCcgttcacagaattttaacggaaaagttgaaataacggaaggtgtgcgcaagatgggttccacgcatgctgactgaagaccacatgcagcaacgagttgattcttccaacgtatttcttcaacgctttgcagccgaacaagacaactttttggactcaattgtcacaggtgacgaaacctgggcgttccactttacacctgagaccaagcaacaatcatgccagtggcggcatccctcttcaccAAAGCCACGGAACTTCAAGCAGACACAGTCTGCCGGtgaagtcatgacaactgtgttttgggatcgaaaaggggtattgttggtcgactttatgcccgctggaACCACAATAaggctgacaggtactgtgagaccctaaAAAAACTCAgatgggcaattcagaaccggagaagaggagtgttgagcaagggcataaacattctccatgacaacgctcgcccgcacgtcgcctggcaaaccgttgctctcctgcaacagtttcagtggaacatcatcacccacccacccacccaccctatagtcccaacttggcacccagtgactatcacttgttccctaagttgaaagaataTTTGGCTGGAAAGCaattcagcaccgacgacgaggtgaaagatgaggttcacaacttcctgaacagcatggcggtgagctggtatgagatggacatacaaaaactgtcatagcgtctacaaaaatgcattgaccgaaatggtgattatgtagaaaaatagctaaatgttcaagctgtaaaatgaacATCATTGTAAATATGAACAGTTCtatgtatttatgaaaaaatagAAGACCTTATTTTGGGGATTACCTTTGTATATGTCAAAGTCATCAACACCAAATCTTAACTGGAGTCAAAGAAATATGAACATGGGACAGAATGTTGAAACAACTAAAATTTTTAAATACATAAAACAACAATGAAAGTCCAAGACATTAGAACTAGCACTTTTTAAATAATCCTTTTGATCTTATAGGAGAAACCAaggagtatcaatcaatcaatcaatcaatcaatcaatcaatcaatcaatcaatcaatcaatcaatcaatcaatcaatcaatcaatcaatcaatcaatcaatactgatctgcatttagggcagtcgcccaggtggcagactccctatctgttgttttcctagcattttcctaaatgatttcaaagaaattggaaatttattaaacatcgtctcccttggtaagttattccaatccctaactccccttcctataaatgaatatttgccccagtttgtccaatGATTATATACAGTAGTATCAACCTCAGTAAAATAAATAAGCTTACGTAGAAAAAGAACTTTCCCCTCCAACTTTATTTAGGGGCTGTAAACCAACAGTGAGTCAGTTAcacattttatcatcatcatgacAAACGGGTACTACAGGTATGTATTACATAGGCATACTTTAAAAACTGTTCACCTCTGcagcgtaacggttaacactattagctgccgtcctctgtgacccgggtttgattcccggtactgccagaaatttaaagaTGGCATGAGGactggtaagtggttaaaatgggTACGTGCAACGTACCTCCATTggcagtgtgcctgaaaagagctgtaccacctcaggatgaggacaagagtttactttactttaaaaATTCTCCTCTCTCAGTCAAAATATCTATTCTCCATGAGAAATGTAATTTAAGacaaaataataacaaaaaccTTCTTAGATTTACCTTTTTGTACCATCCTTATGCAACATTTCTGTCAAAATTAGAGGAAAATTAATTGTATGGATCATACAATATGAGTCTGCAGCAAGATCTTTCGTTACATTCAAGAATGTGGATATTTTCTGCCATCAATTTTAACTTCTAAATCTGTACGATTTAAGGATGAGATAATCAGGCATTGCAAGTTGCTTACTGCAAGAAGGTAGAActgaaatgttaattttcatattcagaCACGTTCTATGAATGTGTACATAATGATAAGATCATACAGCTTGAACATAACTTCATCTTCATGCCCCAGTTTTTGAGTGGTCACCAATTGATggggatttggcctagttttatggtCGAATGCCCTCCATGACATAAACACTATGTGGAAGGATGtgttcactgttgtgtgtttctgtggtggtcggtagagTAGTGTGTTGAGTTCCCGAGCCAGAGGCATTAACCGTATCCActcagttaaaatcctcagccctATCAGGAATCAAACCTGTGGTCCTCTGGACAGAAGGCCAGTacacagaccattcagccaaggagccagacacagTTTGAACATAGAGATTAGGCAATTAACTAGTCAGAGAGCATAGGAATCAACAGGTATGCCgggcttttttttttgttatacagtATGTACAATTTGTTTCTGGCATTTGATACTTTATTACTTAGATGTTCCAATTTTTGATCAGACTGTCATTATTACAGAAATATTTTCACATGTTGGAAACATGGTCAACCTGATAGATCCGACTTGAATACATCACTGCAATTGGCTCATTCgaaaaagaaattacaatgaataaaccTCTGGTCTGGTTAAAATACCTGAGGAGTGAATTATAGTCAGAAAATTATAAAAAGGAGTGCTAGGCTTAAACTGATTCAAGTTCTTTTATTGTAATAAACTACAAGAGTCATCATTCTTCATTTGAGAACTTGTACATTTTTCTAAAACTTATGCAGTCATACTTGAAAGAATAATTTTTAAGTTACAGACTTATGCTCACTTGAATAGGTATCTACAAAAACTGAAGTGAAATAGAAGTATTTTTAGttctttttaaaacaatttataatAAAACCTTTGGCTTCATGATGCACTAAAAATAATCAGTCTGGGTGACAATATAAAACCTACAATATTAACTGGCACATAGGTTCTCCAAGAGTGCCTTTTAAATCTCAATTTCCTCTACAATAACTTTTTATGATTTACATAATAGGTTTACTGAATATGTCATAACATAATTTTCCCTTTCCACATTTCTAGGGGATGAtataaatattacacatttattgatAAGCAATACTTTAATTGTGGGAGCCACAATTATTACTCAAGAAACACCTAGGAAAACGCCAATGCATTGAAATCTAGTTATGTTACAAAAtactaaaacatttttttaaaatatgtgaaTTAAACTTAAAACTGAAgatagaaaaataaaatatctCAACCATTACCATTTGTAATACATGCAAAATTTGTCACAATAATTTTACACAATATAACTTTTGCATCTTTGAACATTataattttctattttttaaaagtATCTAGGAAATCTAATTCAATAAAAAAGAAGTAATATTCAGATGTTGTGCCAAAATATTTTAATGATGTTAAACTTTTGCATTCTGTAATTTCAAATGGTTTTCTCTGGAGATGAATAGTAAACATGTTTGATACTTGACAGTTGATTGTAGATTACTTATCTTAAAAGTGGTATGAAGATGTTAACTAGATCCTCCAATTAATGCAGTTAAACTCCACTCAATTTACAATATTGAAGTAAAAGCTGAACatcaggtatatatatatatatatatacatacacacacaataTTGTTTCAAATTAACTTTTATGAGTAATTCTTACTGAAATAAGGTTACTTTCAAAATTTACTATATGGACTGGAAGACTAATCTGGAAGGAGAGAGGGTTTAACAAATAATGTTGTCTTATAAATGTACatattattttatttgcatttaaatgATTTTTATGATTGAAGATCAGTACTGAaaacttaaaaaagaaattaattgtaCTTATTTTCACATATTATTGTATCAGATAAATGCACAGTGTATTTTCCATTATGTACAGTGtattttgtagattataaatttaCTTTTTGTAAGCACTATGTAAACTATCTCTCTTATGGAAACTCATAAAATACATAACAGCACACACCTTTAGAGACACACTGTTCCTTTAAGCAAACATATTATCAGGGCTCATGCTTGGGTACCTACCCAAATCACATGAGGTTAGGAGCACACATACCATTCTGTTGTGCAGATTGTGGCAGAAAGTAAGGCATGCCTTCCCTGGTAAACATGTTACTGTACAAATACAGTAGGACACAAAATACAGATGCATCGAATTTTTGACTACAGTATGGTTAACCTTTACTGCTACATCAATTGTTAATGTTTTCTTTCCAACATGATCAGGCAACAACATCCCTACAGTTATATTTTCTATAAACTTGCCACCAACATCTGTTACATCCAGTGAAATCT is a genomic window containing:
- the LOC137500955 gene encoding craniofacial development protein 2-like, whose amino-acid sequence is MALLNSKYSGVSSSPVGSPGGTTLREASRNVRCCKEQYCLGTWNVRSMYQGKLDIVKREMKRLGIDILGISEVRWIGIGEFATDEYMVYYSGHENQKKNGVALIVSNRVRKTIMGCNFKTDRMMSVRFQGQPFNITVIQIYAPTTEAEEEDIDQFYEDLRELLQLTPKKDVVFIIGDWNAKVGNQTVDGVTGKFGLGTTNEAGQRLLEFCQDNSLVITNTLFQLPKRRLYTWTSPDGKCRNQIDYILCSQRWRSAVQSSKTRPGADCGSDHELLISKFRLK